From the genome of Antennarius striatus isolate MH-2024 chromosome 19, ASM4005453v1, whole genome shotgun sequence, one region includes:
- the LOC137613900 gene encoding N-lysine methyltransferase SMYD2-B-like isoform X1, with translation MTASIQGIERFDSPGKGRGLRVTRAFKAGELLFSCQAYSYVLSVQERGFYCECCFTRKQSLARCGKCKKAFYCNVKCQKADWAMHKLECSAMTVFGEKWCPSETSRLVARILAKKKSQKERCSSERILQIGEMESHVDDIDNEKRETHEADVAGLHRFYSKHLDLPDHKDQLTLFSQVACNGFTVEDDELSHLGTAIYPDVALINHSCLPSVIVTYNGTAADVRAVQDMKPGDELLISYIDLLYPTEDRNSRLRESYYFTCGCQECKSKSMDKIKLKLRKKSDPAEPQVVNSMLRYAKKTIREFRALKHIKTPSELMEMCEQSLEEMGAVFDDSNVYMLHMMYQAMGIYLYMQDSEGAVRYGEKIVRHYSKLYPPHSLNVSSLLLKLGRLYIELDRRSVGIEALKKAEAIMEVTHGKNHFSLVKLREEMKTK, from the exons ATGACGGCCAGCATCCAGGGCATCGAGAGGTTTGACAGTCCGGGAAAAGGTCGAGGTCTCCGGGTTACCAGAGCGTTCAAAGCCGGGGAGCTGCTGTTTTCCTGCCAGGCGTACTCCTACGTGTTGTCGGTCCAGGAGAGAGGGTTCTACTGTGAGTGCTGCTTCACCAG GAAACAGAGTTTGGCGAGATGTGGGAAGTGCAAGAAAGCCTTCTACTGCAATGTGAAGTGTCAG AAAGCGGACTGGGCCATGCACAAGCTGGAGTGCTCAGCAATGACTGTTTTTGGAGAGAAATGGTGCCCGTCAGAGACGTCCCGCCTGGTGGCTAGGATCCTTGCCAAGAAG aaatCACAGAAAGAACGTTGCTCCTCTGAGAGGATCCTGCAAATTGGAGAGATGGAATCAC ACGTGGACGACATAGATAATGAGAAACGGGAAACGCATGAGGCAGATGTTGCCGGACTACATCGGTTTTACTCCAAGCACTTGGATCTGCCTGACCATAAAGACCAGCTCACACTcttttcccag GTTGCCTGTAATGGTTTCACTGTGGAGGATGACGAACTGTCCCATCTGGGTACAGCCATCTACCCAGA TGTGGCTCTAATAAACCACAGCTGTCTCCCCAGCGTCATCGTCACGTACAACGGGACGGCGGCTGACGTCCGGGCGGTGCAGGACATGAAGCCTGGAGACGAA CTACTCATCAGCTACATAGACCTCCTCTACCCAACAGAAGACCGCAACAGCAGGCTGAGAGAGTCCTACTACTTCACCTGTGGTTGCCAGGAATGCAAAAGCAAGTCCatg GACAAGATAAAGTTGAAACTACGAAAGAAGAGTGACCCCGCCGAGCCCCAGGTCGTTAACAGCATGCTGCGCTATGCCAAGAAAACTATCAGAGAGTTTCGAGCtctcaaacacataaaaa CCCCTAGTGAGCTGATGGAGATGTGCGAGCAGAGCCTGGAGGAAATGGGAGCCGTGTTCGACGACTCCAACGTGTACATGCTCCACATGATGTATCAGGCCATGGGGATTTATCTGTACATGCAAGATTCAGAGGGAGCCGTCAGATACGGGGAGAAGATCGTTCGACACTACAG TAAGCTGTATCCACCCCACTCTCTGAATGTGTCCTCCCTGCTCCTGAAGCTGGGCAGGTTGTACATCGAGCTGGACAGACGCTCAGTCGGCATCGAGGCGCTCAAGAAG GC
- the LOC137613900 gene encoding N-lysine methyltransferase SMYD2-like isoform X2, with the protein MHKLECSAMTVFGEKWCPSETSRLVARILAKKKSQKERCSSERILQIGEMESHVDDIDNEKRETHEADVAGLHRFYSKHLDLPDHKDQLTLFSQVACNGFTVEDDELSHLGTAIYPDVALINHSCLPSVIVTYNGTAADVRAVQDMKPGDELLISYIDLLYPTEDRNSRLRESYYFTCGCQECKSKSMDKIKLKLRKKSDPAEPQVVNSMLRYAKKTIREFRALKHIKTPSELMEMCEQSLEEMGAVFDDSNVYMLHMMYQAMGIYLYMQDSEGAVRYGEKIVRHYSKLYPPHSLNVSSLLLKLGRLYIELDRRSVGIEALKKAEAIMEVTHGKNHFSLVKLREEMKTK; encoded by the exons ATGCACAAGCTGGAGTGCTCAGCAATGACTGTTTTTGGAGAGAAATGGTGCCCGTCAGAGACGTCCCGCCTGGTGGCTAGGATCCTTGCCAAGAAG aaatCACAGAAAGAACGTTGCTCCTCTGAGAGGATCCTGCAAATTGGAGAGATGGAATCAC ACGTGGACGACATAGATAATGAGAAACGGGAAACGCATGAGGCAGATGTTGCCGGACTACATCGGTTTTACTCCAAGCACTTGGATCTGCCTGACCATAAAGACCAGCTCACACTcttttcccag GTTGCCTGTAATGGTTTCACTGTGGAGGATGACGAACTGTCCCATCTGGGTACAGCCATCTACCCAGA TGTGGCTCTAATAAACCACAGCTGTCTCCCCAGCGTCATCGTCACGTACAACGGGACGGCGGCTGACGTCCGGGCGGTGCAGGACATGAAGCCTGGAGACGAA CTACTCATCAGCTACATAGACCTCCTCTACCCAACAGAAGACCGCAACAGCAGGCTGAGAGAGTCCTACTACTTCACCTGTGGTTGCCAGGAATGCAAAAGCAAGTCCatg GACAAGATAAAGTTGAAACTACGAAAGAAGAGTGACCCCGCCGAGCCCCAGGTCGTTAACAGCATGCTGCGCTATGCCAAGAAAACTATCAGAGAGTTTCGAGCtctcaaacacataaaaa CCCCTAGTGAGCTGATGGAGATGTGCGAGCAGAGCCTGGAGGAAATGGGAGCCGTGTTCGACGACTCCAACGTGTACATGCTCCACATGATGTATCAGGCCATGGGGATTTATCTGTACATGCAAGATTCAGAGGGAGCCGTCAGATACGGGGAGAAGATCGTTCGACACTACAG TAAGCTGTATCCACCCCACTCTCTGAATGTGTCCTCCCTGCTCCTGAAGCTGGGCAGGTTGTACATCGAGCTGGACAGACGCTCAGTCGGCATCGAGGCGCTCAAGAAG GC